A single Anopheles arabiensis isolate DONGOLA chromosome 2, AaraD3, whole genome shotgun sequence DNA region contains:
- the LOC120895924 gene encoding synaptic vesicle glycoprotein 2B-like isoform X1, giving the protein MAPSAVSMVFTVEKTVGALEKGQKPPGGHSFDEALELAGFGRVQIVLSILAGLGMMASINEAMGMSIILPASQCDLDLDAGEKGIVGGAVFLGTMCSSYFWGYLADTRGRQLILKYALFATSFFGAISCLATGFTSLLVLRFLTGVCVAAPASTVYAYLGEFTTPSRRSQMLSFASVWGGVGIVYVSLVGWWILSYDWVLTISDSFEFKPWRLLFIINTMPGFLNGIAFCFCPESPKFLVSQGRNEEALEILKKVYKLNKGTDSTDGYEVTSLRLDPEDAITREQSENGSGGLLKSMVQQTLPIVKLPYLVYFVICCVHNIGAFAIYGGLGLWFPEIMNQVFSQDATQIERKVCAILQRNETLPVTSDVVLCDDEVKIETFLYTLLLGIIGCIYALITSAVLGRIDQKVMMVFNCIVAGVSGIALQFITNAYAVAILFCLEIVFAGYCVLLVNANVVAIFPTNVRAMAVALTNMIGRLSCFVASAVIGLLILQNCPVTFYMLSGLLFLCAGLTFLLPKK; this is encoded by the exons ATGGCCCCATCGGCAGTAAGCATGGTATTTACGGTGGAAAAAACGGTTGGTGCGTTGGAAAAGGGACAGAAACCGCCGGGCGGGCATAGCTTTGACGAGGCGCTGGAGCTGGCCGGATTCGGGCGTGTACAGATCGTCCTCTCGATTCTAGCCGGACTCGGCATGATGGCATCGATCAACGAAGCGATGGGCATGAGCATCATTCTCCCCGCCTCTCAGTGCGATCTCGATCTGGACGCTGGCGAGAAGGGTATAGTTGGAGGTGCTGTGTTTCTAG GTACAATGTGTTCGTCCTACTTCTGGGGCTATCTGGCTGATACGAGGGGCCGACAGCTGATCTTGAAGTACGCACTGTTTGCGACCTCGTTCTTCGGTGCGATCTCCTGTCTGGCGACTGGATTCACGTCGCTGCTGGTGCTCCGGTTTCTAACAGGTGTCTGTGTTGCTGCACCTGCCTCTACGGTGTACGCTTATCTGGGCGAGTTCACCACTCCGAGCAGACGGAGTCAGATGCTGTCATTTGCTTCAGTTTGGGGAGGTGTCGGAATCGTTTACGTATCAT TGGTCGGTTGGTGGATACTCTCGTACGACTGGGTGTTGACTATCTCCGACTCGTTTGAGTTTAAGCCATGGCGATTGCTGTTTATCATCAACACGATGCCCGGCTTCCTGAATGGCATCGCATTCTGCTTCTGTCCCGAAAGTCCCAAATTTCTTGTCTCACAAGGCCGAAATGAGGAAGCACTCGAAATACTGAAAAAGGTCTACAAGCTCAACAAGGGCACTGACAGCACCGATGGCTATGAGGTGACCTCACTGCGACTTGATCCGGAAGACGCGATCACCCGAGAGCAGAGTGAAAACGGTTCTGGAGGACTGCTGAAATCGATGGTCCAGCAGACTCTACCGATCGTGAAGCTGCCCTACCTGGTGTACTTCGTCATCTGCTGCGTACACAACATTGGAGCGTTTGCAAT ATACGGTGGACTAGGGCTGTGGTTCCCGGAGATTATGAACCAAGTATTCTCGCAGGACGCCACACAGATCGAACGAAAAGTTTGCGCCATACTGCAGCGTAACGAAACCCTACCCGTCACCTCGGACGTCGTGCTCTGCGACGATGAGGTGAAGATCGAAACATTCCTCTATACACTGCTGCTGGGCATTATTGGGTGCATATATGCGCTCATCACCTCGGCTGTACTGGGCCGAATCGATCAGAAGGTCATGATGGTCTTCAACTGCATCGTGGCCGGTGTGTCCGGTATTGCGCTACAGTTCATCACCAACGCGTATGCCGTGGCAATCCTATTCTGTCTCGAGATAGTGTTCGCCGGGTACTGTGTGCTGCTGGTGAACGCAAACGTGGTGGCCATCTTTCCCACGAACGTAAG GGCGATGGCCGTTGCTCTAACGAACATGATTGGGCGATTGAGCTGCTTCGTAGCGAGTGCTGTGATAGGGCTACTGATCCTACAAAACTGTCCAGTCACGTTTTACATGCTGTCCGGGTTGCTGTTTCTATGTGCGGGTCTTACATTCCTGTTGCCAAAAAAGTGA
- the LOC120895924 gene encoding synaptic vesicle glycoprotein 2B-like isoform X2: protein MCSSYFWGYLADTRGRQLILKYALFATSFFGAISCLATGFTSLLVLRFLTGVCVAAPASTVYAYLGEFTTPSRRSQMLSFASVWGGVGIVYVSLVGWWILSYDWVLTISDSFEFKPWRLLFIINTMPGFLNGIAFCFCPESPKFLVSQGRNEEALEILKKVYKLNKGTDSTDGYEVTSLRLDPEDAITREQSENGSGGLLKSMVQQTLPIVKLPYLVYFVICCVHNIGAFAIYGGLGLWFPEIMNQVFSQDATQIERKVCAILQRNETLPVTSDVVLCDDEVKIETFLYTLLLGIIGCIYALITSAVLGRIDQKVMMVFNCIVAGVSGIALQFITNAYAVAILFCLEIVFAGYCVLLVNANVVAIFPTNVRAMAVALTNMIGRLSCFVASAVIGLLILQNCPVTFYMLSGLLFLCAGLTFLLPKK from the exons ATGTGTTCGTCCTACTTCTGGGGCTATCTGGCTGATACGAGGGGCCGACAGCTGATCTTGAAGTACGCACTGTTTGCGACCTCGTTCTTCGGTGCGATCTCCTGTCTGGCGACTGGATTCACGTCGCTGCTGGTGCTCCGGTTTCTAACAGGTGTCTGTGTTGCTGCACCTGCCTCTACGGTGTACGCTTATCTGGGCGAGTTCACCACTCCGAGCAGACGGAGTCAGATGCTGTCATTTGCTTCAGTTTGGGGAGGTGTCGGAATCGTTTACGTATCAT TGGTCGGTTGGTGGATACTCTCGTACGACTGGGTGTTGACTATCTCCGACTCGTTTGAGTTTAAGCCATGGCGATTGCTGTTTATCATCAACACGATGCCCGGCTTCCTGAATGGCATCGCATTCTGCTTCTGTCCCGAAAGTCCCAAATTTCTTGTCTCACAAGGCCGAAATGAGGAAGCACTCGAAATACTGAAAAAGGTCTACAAGCTCAACAAGGGCACTGACAGCACCGATGGCTATGAGGTGACCTCACTGCGACTTGATCCGGAAGACGCGATCACCCGAGAGCAGAGTGAAAACGGTTCTGGAGGACTGCTGAAATCGATGGTCCAGCAGACTCTACCGATCGTGAAGCTGCCCTACCTGGTGTACTTCGTCATCTGCTGCGTACACAACATTGGAGCGTTTGCAAT ATACGGTGGACTAGGGCTGTGGTTCCCGGAGATTATGAACCAAGTATTCTCGCAGGACGCCACACAGATCGAACGAAAAGTTTGCGCCATACTGCAGCGTAACGAAACCCTACCCGTCACCTCGGACGTCGTGCTCTGCGACGATGAGGTGAAGATCGAAACATTCCTCTATACACTGCTGCTGGGCATTATTGGGTGCATATATGCGCTCATCACCTCGGCTGTACTGGGCCGAATCGATCAGAAGGTCATGATGGTCTTCAACTGCATCGTGGCCGGTGTGTCCGGTATTGCGCTACAGTTCATCACCAACGCGTATGCCGTGGCAATCCTATTCTGTCTCGAGATAGTGTTCGCCGGGTACTGTGTGCTGCTGGTGAACGCAAACGTGGTGGCCATCTTTCCCACGAACGTAAG GGCGATGGCCGTTGCTCTAACGAACATGATTGGGCGATTGAGCTGCTTCGTAGCGAGTGCTGTGATAGGGCTACTGATCCTACAAAACTGTCCAGTCACGTTTTACATGCTGTCCGGGTTGCTGTTTCTATGTGCGGGTCTTACATTCCTGTTGCCAAAAAAGTGA